The Virgibacillus siamensis genome includes a region encoding these proteins:
- a CDS encoding response regulator transcription factor, with amino-acid sequence MKINIFVVEDDDALFAALKKGLEAWSFRVTRPDDFEGVMHSFLEQQPQLVIMDVILPKFDGFHWSREIRAVSKVPIVFLSSRDHPMDMVMALNMGADDFIQKPFHTDVLYAKIQAIIRRTYAYGEEQSNILEWNGALIDLNRGVIRNAGQEVDLTKNEFFILITLVRSNNVIISRHDLMRKLWEDEQFVNDNTLTANITRLRQKLETIDLADTIVTKKGLGYMAITL; translated from the coding sequence ATGAAGATAAACATATTTGTTGTTGAAGATGATGATGCTTTGTTTGCTGCGTTGAAGAAAGGTCTAGAGGCTTGGTCGTTCCGAGTCACGAGACCAGATGATTTTGAAGGTGTGATGCATTCATTTCTTGAACAACAGCCTCAACTCGTCATCATGGATGTCATACTCCCGAAATTTGACGGTTTTCATTGGTCTCGTGAGATTCGCGCTGTATCCAAAGTACCCATTGTTTTCCTTTCCTCCCGCGATCACCCAATGGATATGGTCATGGCGCTGAACATGGGGGCGGATGACTTCATCCAGAAGCCGTTTCATACAGACGTGCTTTATGCCAAAATTCAAGCCATTATCCGGAGGACATATGCTTATGGCGAAGAGCAATCGAATATTCTTGAATGGAACGGCGCCTTAATTGATTTGAATCGAGGTGTAATTCGAAACGCTGGGCAAGAAGTCGATTTAACAAAAAACGAATTTTTTATACTGATCACGCTCGTGAGATCGAACAATGTCATTATCTCTCGCCATGACTTGATGCGAAAGCTGTGGGAGGACGAGCAGTTCGTGAACGACAATACCCTCACGGCGAATATAACCCGTTTGCGGCAGAAGCTGGAGACGATCGATTTGGCAGACACTATTGTGACAAAAAAAGGGCTGGGCTATATGGCCATCACTTTATAG
- a CDS encoding sensor histidine kinase, whose product MFIRYVVARKSWILLFAGLLGLANALILLDQGIQVTSTSLLYFNALFILSFLLFFIWRFKRETKYAAALAALLEDMDLDWIETLPEPGDGLDQMTNDLLREASLQFKRKLSDYKETQLIENEFTASWIHEVKTPLTAMKLILDARPSDPEIRKIEVEWLRVYLLVDRKLHMTRLTAIESDYDLELTSIQRLAAEEVRELAPWCMEKNLAVSIEGTDVKTITDRKWCRFILRQLLTNAVKYNPANTALMIVTDVTETGQVFLDVIDEGPGIQPHELPRIFDKGFTGKNGRIQNAATGLGLYLAKTVADKLGITLKAQPGQTKGTVMRMIFVDPNAFEAVRRGASE is encoded by the coding sequence ATGTTTATCCGTTACGTTGTTGCAAGGAAAAGCTGGATTTTATTGTTTGCCGGCTTGCTCGGCTTAGCCAATGCTCTGATCCTGCTTGATCAAGGCATCCAGGTCACATCTACTTCTCTCCTTTATTTTAATGCCTTATTTATTCTGTCCTTTCTCCTGTTTTTTATATGGCGTTTCAAAAGAGAGACAAAATATGCCGCCGCGTTGGCTGCTCTGCTGGAAGACATGGACTTAGACTGGATTGAGACACTTCCTGAGCCTGGGGACGGCCTAGATCAGATGACCAACGACCTCTTACGGGAGGCCTCCCTTCAGTTCAAACGAAAGCTTTCTGACTATAAAGAAACTCAACTGATCGAGAATGAATTCACGGCCTCGTGGATCCATGAGGTGAAGACTCCTCTCACCGCCATGAAGCTAATCCTGGACGCCCGGCCAAGTGATCCGGAAATACGTAAAATTGAAGTGGAATGGTTGCGGGTGTATTTGTTGGTCGACCGTAAGCTGCATATGACACGTCTGACCGCGATCGAATCAGACTATGATCTTGAATTGACCTCCATACAGCGCCTTGCCGCGGAAGAAGTACGGGAGCTGGCGCCATGGTGTATGGAAAAAAATCTGGCAGTCAGTATCGAAGGAACGGATGTAAAGACCATTACAGACCGAAAATGGTGCCGCTTCATCCTTCGGCAACTGTTGACGAATGCCGTGAAATATAATCCTGCGAATACGGCACTTATGATTGTGACGGATGTAACGGAGACAGGTCAAGTCTTTTTGGATGTCATCGATGAAGGCCCGGGAATACAGCCGCACGAATTGCCGCGTATCTTTGACAAAGGCTTCACGGGCAAAAACGGCAGGATTCAAAACGCAGCGACCGGACTTGGGCTCTATCTTGCAAAAACCGTTGCAGATAAATTAGGAATTACCCTCAAAGCGCAACCCGGTCAAACGAAAGGTACGGTGATGCGAATGATCTTTGTCGATCCCAACGCATTCGAAGCTGTCCGAAGAGGGGCGAGCGAGTAA
- a CDS encoding ABC transporter ATP-binding protein, translating into MDQLNVGETVLQARNVRKTFGTKGNAQHVLKGIDLRVTRSEFVGIMGPSGSGKTTLLNVLATIDHTTDGTVLIDDADISKLSNTALSAFRRNKLGFIFQDYNLLDTLTVKENILLPISFSKMSKRKAESEFTAIADVLDIKALSHKYPHEISGGQKQRTTAGRALIHQPSIVFADEPTGALDSKSASSLLDVVEKVNQQRGVTVVMVTHDPVASSYCSRVVFLRDGKIYSELYRGDKTRHAFFNEIMDVQAVLGGDHVDGF; encoded by the coding sequence ATGGATCAGTTGAATGTAGGAGAAACCGTTTTACAAGCACGAAATGTCCGCAAAACATTTGGTACCAAAGGAAATGCACAGCATGTATTAAAAGGAATAGATTTACGCGTCACCCGCAGTGAATTTGTTGGCATTATGGGCCCTTCCGGCTCAGGCAAGACGACATTGCTTAACGTCTTAGCCACGATTGATCATACTACGGACGGAACGGTTTTAATCGATGACGCAGATATCTCCAAGCTGAGTAATACCGCACTTTCCGCCTTTCGGCGCAACAAGCTGGGATTCATCTTCCAGGATTACAATCTACTGGACACGTTGACAGTGAAGGAAAATATACTGTTGCCTATCTCCTTTAGCAAAATGAGCAAACGGAAAGCGGAAAGCGAGTTCACAGCCATCGCCGATGTGCTTGACATTAAAGCACTGTCGCACAAATATCCGCATGAAATATCAGGAGGCCAGAAACAACGGACAACTGCCGGGCGCGCTTTGATCCACCAGCCTTCGATCGTGTTTGCGGACGAACCGACCGGTGCACTGGATTCCAAATCCGCTTCCTCGTTACTGGACGTGGTGGAGAAGGTGAATCAGCAGCGAGGCGTCACCGTTGTCATGGTGACCCATGATCCGGTAGCCTCCAGCTATTGCAGCCGTGTTGTGTTTTTAAGAGACGGGAAGATTTATTCCGAGCTGTACCGCGGCGATAAAACAAGACATGCCTTCTTTAATGAAATTATGGACGTGCAAGCTGTACTGGGGGGTGACCATGTTGACGGTTTTTAA
- a CDS encoding ABC transporter permease, whose amino-acid sequence MLTVFKLALRSMRQNVKHYYLYFFALIFSMSLYFVFTSLQHNQAVQNMTHPSVDFSAGFQIAGVMLIVIVGIFTVSANGIFLRRRSREIGLYQLIGLSKGWIARYLMIENILLGLGALLAAIICGALISRLFVLILLNLLGLEGIVDISFSVPAAFKTLMVYLLIIVITSIQMMLMVYRSTLLNLFQAEKRPDLAKPPKAVAPAIFALLGLALIGYGYELSGHINEQFFLNAPLVLGSIVAGTYLLFRVTIRWCFYWFRKRKDGHLGLTNSLSMAPLMHHTKANANSLTLITVLSAMAITLISMAYSSYYSAEQESRRDLPYDFMFENERQEALSFKMELEKEGIDVNHHDVQAVLTMGIILDPNDESRKFEESLLWLPAEQLKQTGADLNVPSDGEAILYDAGASLAGDLDEQSKQYPTEIKLKQHGQTVMYTLRTLKERNIMNLNAPGKQLLVKEATMDKIAEQMAGTPGYKKIRFDTFQVPDKEELAIASSLYNAKYISGERLTYDFYTHYKEMLQTTGLLIFIAAFLGLVFLISTGSILYFKQMTEAEQEKQSFKTLRQLGFDVDMIMKGIIRKQAIVFLLPLSIGMLHSIFAIKAASFMIRSDITFPVSIVMAIYTVIYFVFALFTIGYYRNIVKNAMS is encoded by the coding sequence ATGTTGACGGTTTTTAAATTAGCGCTTCGCAGCATGCGGCAAAATGTGAAGCATTATTATTTGTACTTCTTTGCGCTGATCTTTAGTATGAGCCTGTATTTTGTCTTCACCTCACTACAGCACAATCAGGCAGTTCAGAATATGACACATCCGAGCGTTGACTTCTCTGCCGGGTTTCAAATTGCGGGAGTCATGCTGATTGTGATCGTTGGGATCTTTACCGTCTCGGCCAACGGCATTTTCCTGCGTCGGCGCAGTCGAGAAATCGGACTATATCAGCTGATTGGTCTTTCCAAAGGCTGGATAGCCCGATATCTAATGATCGAGAATATACTGCTTGGATTAGGTGCACTACTTGCTGCGATCATTTGCGGCGCGTTGATTTCAAGGCTGTTTGTCCTGATTTTGTTGAATCTGCTCGGCTTAGAAGGGATTGTCGACATCAGTTTCTCCGTACCAGCGGCTTTTAAAACGTTGATGGTCTATCTTCTCATCATCGTCATCACTTCCATTCAGATGATGCTGATGGTTTACCGCAGCACCCTTCTGAATCTGTTTCAAGCTGAAAAGCGGCCTGACCTCGCTAAGCCGCCCAAAGCGGTGGCACCTGCTATTTTCGCCCTGCTCGGTCTGGCGCTGATTGGATACGGCTATGAATTATCGGGTCATATCAATGAACAGTTCTTCCTCAACGCACCATTGGTGCTCGGGTCCATCGTTGCAGGGACTTACTTATTGTTTCGCGTTACGATCAGATGGTGCTTTTACTGGTTCCGAAAACGTAAAGATGGACATCTAGGCTTAACAAACAGCCTGTCGATGGCTCCGCTGATGCACCATACGAAAGCAAATGCCAACTCACTTACCTTGATTACGGTGTTGTCGGCCATGGCAATCACGCTGATTTCCATGGCCTACTCCTCCTACTACTCAGCAGAGCAAGAGAGCCGCCGCGATCTCCCTTATGATTTTATGTTTGAAAACGAGCGGCAGGAGGCGCTGTCGTTCAAGATGGAGTTGGAGAAGGAAGGCATCGATGTTAATCACCACGACGTTCAAGCGGTTCTGACGATGGGCATCATCCTTGATCCGAATGACGAATCCCGCAAGTTTGAAGAAAGTTTGTTATGGCTTCCGGCCGAACAGCTTAAACAAACAGGCGCAGACCTCAACGTGCCGTCAGATGGCGAAGCCATTTTGTACGATGCTGGAGCCTCACTTGCCGGGGACTTAGATGAGCAGTCGAAGCAATATCCGACCGAAATAAAGCTGAAGCAGCATGGACAGACCGTTATGTATACATTGAGGACATTGAAGGAAAGGAACATCATGAATTTAAATGCTCCCGGCAAACAGCTGCTAGTGAAAGAAGCGACGATGGACAAAATCGCAGAACAAATGGCCGGTACGCCCGGTTATAAAAAAATTCGCTTTGATACGTTTCAAGTACCGGACAAGGAAGAGCTCGCCATAGCTTCCTCTCTATACAACGCAAAATACATCAGTGGCGAACGATTAACGTATGATTTTTATACGCATTACAAAGAAATGCTGCAGACAACAGGCTTGCTCATTTTCATCGCAGCTTTCCTTGGACTTGTCTTTTTGATCTCAACCGGCAGCATCTTGTACTTCAAGCAAATGACTGAAGCCGAGCAGGAAAAGCAAAGCTTTAAGACGTTGCGCCAGCTCGGATTTGACGTGGATATGATCATGAAAGGCATTATACGAAAGCAGGCCATCGTGTTCCTTCTCCCTCTATCGATCGGCATGCTGCATTCGATCTTTGCTATTAAGGCGGCTTCATTTATGATCCGGTCGGACATCACGTTTCCGGTATCCATCGTCATGGCGATTTACACGGTTATCTATTTTGTATTCGCTCTGTTTACCATAGGCTACTACCGCAACATTGTAAAAAATGCTATGTCATAA
- a CDS encoding LysE family translocator codes for MSILAFLSYVIITSITPGPSNILMLNEAQRFGFMGAWRFSGGILIGFAVLGIASGVFTTGLYNWIPVLEPYFKIAGAAYLFYLAWQVGIRKSSKRNSIDLESSFLAGFTIQIINIKSILFFLTVMSAFILPFNNSIKSIIFYLTLTILLGWSALLLWSGFGSILKNFLAKHDKAFRIIMSGLLVYSAVTIFL; via the coding sequence ATGAGTATACTAGCGTTTCTTTCATATGTCATTATTACATCAATTACACCTGGACCCAGTAACATCTTAATGTTGAACGAAGCCCAAAGATTTGGCTTTATGGGTGCATGGAGGTTCAGTGGCGGCATTTTAATAGGGTTTGCCGTACTTGGGATCGCTAGTGGGGTATTTACAACAGGTCTATACAATTGGATTCCTGTTTTAGAGCCATATTTTAAAATTGCGGGTGCAGCATATTTGTTTTATTTAGCTTGGCAAGTAGGTATTCGTAAAAGCTCAAAAAGGAATTCCATTGACTTGGAATCCTCTTTTCTTGCAGGTTTTACTATACAGATCATAAATATCAAAAGCATTTTGTTCTTTTTAACAGTAATGAGTGCTTTTATTTTACCGTTTAATAATTCTATTAAATCCATCATATTTTATTTAACATTAACCATTTTGCTAGGGTGGTCAGCGTTATTATTATGGTCAGGTTTCGGCTCAATCCTAAAAAACTTTCTTGCTAAACATGACAAGGCATTTCGAATAATCATGAGTGGCTTGTTGGTTTACTCTGCGGTAACAATTTTTCTTTAG
- a CDS encoding LysR family transcriptional regulator, whose amino-acid sequence MEIRHLITFQTIVELGSYTGAASKLGYTQSTITTHIQALEHDIGGALFTFVKRNLQLTHLGRELIPLAEDLISTHEQIKNMQSAHEVKGVLRVAAPESLTISKLGPIIREYSLKYPHVRFILTNGTCGQNQTDLLSGRVDVALMLYPEINLEKCIHYSLGEEKIVLVSSNDGPDHFDEYKKNTTQKFYITNEEGCSYRTMFERYLLKHDIHNFQTMELWSIEAIKQTVMSGIGFAALPYMTVKEEVERGKLKILRYSEKFDPIYSHMLVKKKKWLSPAVEAFVEQVLNSICESNKGVS is encoded by the coding sequence ATGGAAATCAGACACCTTATAACGTTTCAGACCATTGTAGAATTAGGAAGTTATACAGGGGCAGCTTCGAAGTTAGGTTATACTCAATCTACTATAACCACTCACATCCAGGCTCTCGAACATGATATTGGCGGGGCACTATTTACTTTTGTAAAAAGGAATTTGCAGCTTACTCATTTAGGTCGAGAATTAATTCCCTTAGCAGAAGATCTAATCTCTACGCATGAGCAAATTAAAAATATGCAAAGCGCCCATGAAGTAAAGGGAGTACTAAGGGTGGCTGCACCGGAGTCTTTAACCATCTCTAAATTAGGTCCAATAATAAGGGAATATTCTTTAAAGTATCCACACGTCAGGTTTATATTAACCAATGGTACATGTGGGCAAAACCAAACGGACTTGTTAAGTGGACGAGTTGATGTTGCCTTAATGTTGTATCCGGAAATAAATCTGGAAAAATGCATTCATTATTCTTTAGGTGAAGAGAAAATCGTTCTTGTAAGCAGTAATGACGGTCCAGATCATTTTGATGAATATAAGAAAAATACTACCCAAAAATTTTATATAACAAATGAAGAAGGGTGTAGTTATCGGACAATGTTTGAAAGATATCTTTTAAAGCATGACATTCACAACTTTCAAACCATGGAGTTGTGGAGTATAGAAGCTATCAAACAAACGGTTATGAGTGGCATTGGGTTTGCTGCTTTACCTTATATGACAGTAAAAGAAGAAGTAGAAAGAGGAAAGTTAAAAATTCTAAGGTATTCTGAAAAATTCGATCCCATTTATTCTCATATGCTGGTGAAAAAGAAAAAATGGTTGTCACCTGCGGTTGAAGCTTTTGTTGAACAAGTATTAAATTCAATTTGTGAATCTAATAAAGGAGTGTCTTAA
- a CDS encoding BBE domain-containing protein: MRMFSFKPSFALICERMPPMPTITNNKVPKIALNGTQNPMINNAAIVSWLRRVLRSTHILIRDWPTAYYGKNFNRLRKVKTKVDPMYVFRFRQSIPPFPE; this comes from the coding sequence ATGAGAATGTTTTCTTTCAAGCCGTCTTTTGCACTTATATGCGAAAGAATGCCGCCAATGCCTACGATAACAAATAATAAAGTTCCTAAGATTGCACTGAACGGAACCCAAAATCCAATGATTAATAACGCCGCTATAGTATCCTGGTTACGGCGGGTTCTTCGAAGCACACATATCTTAATTCGTGATTGGCCCACAGCATATTATGGCAAAAACTTTAATCGACTAAGAAAAGTCAAAACGAAAGTAGACCCTATGTATGTATTCCGATTTCGGCAAAGTATCCCGCCATTCCCGGAATAA
- a CDS encoding DUF1062 domain-containing protein, translating to MSFNHLITYEIIAQETPYIKRNCRKCKTNTAFYCSEKFRVNANQKVVDIWLIYKCVECEGTWNYSVLSRVNINKIDSFLIQKFMDNDKETVWHYAFQINDLRKLCNDVKTDIRYELRKEKIDSLSNKVTIKLCYKYDFNLRIDKLIAEIFGISRSKVNKLFQNGTILLNPKINMKSKVIDDLQITVMGDWYDGSS from the coding sequence ATGAGTTTTAATCATTTAATCACTTACGAGATCATTGCCCAGGAAACACCTTATATAAAACGAAATTGTCGGAAATGTAAAACGAACACAGCGTTTTATTGCAGTGAGAAATTCAGGGTAAATGCGAATCAAAAAGTAGTTGATATTTGGCTTATTTATAAATGTGTAGAGTGTGAGGGAACTTGGAATTACTCTGTTTTATCGAGAGTAAATATTAATAAAATTGATTCTTTTCTAATTCAAAAGTTTATGGATAATGATAAAGAGACTGTCTGGCATTATGCTTTTCAAATCAATGACTTAAGAAAGCTGTGTAATGATGTAAAAACAGATATACGATACGAGTTAAGAAAAGAAAAAATTGATTCACTATCTAACAAGGTTACTATTAAACTTTGCTATAAATATGACTTTAATCTTAGAATAGATAAACTAATAGCAGAAATCTTTGGTATTTCAAGGTCAAAAGTAAATAAATTGTTCCAGAACGGAACTATTTTACTAAATCCAAAAATAAATATGAAGAGCAAAGTTATAGATGATTTACAAATTACAGTAATGGGTGATTGGTACGATGGTTCATCTTGA
- a CDS encoding DinB family protein, producing the protein MDVRTFLLQQWASCLDEEDWFPPLEKVLEDITFEQAIWKPDGGAMNSIWELVCHLLFYEKRFMMRFLGETTNEPQAENNDSTFRLPAQTLENWKETKQEYFFVHRELGKILAKSGHEDLYRQVPGEDNSLVFELKSLALHDAYHIGQIVFLSKMQGAWAGKRSF; encoded by the coding sequence ATGGATGTAAGGACATTTTTGTTACAACAATGGGCAAGTTGCTTAGATGAAGAAGACTGGTTTCCACCACTTGAAAAAGTGCTGGAGGATATCACTTTTGAACAGGCAATTTGGAAACCTGATGGGGGGGCAATGAATTCCATTTGGGAATTAGTTTGTCATTTACTTTTCTATGAAAAGAGATTTATGATGCGATTTCTTGGTGAAACAACGAATGAACCACAGGCAGAAAATAATGATTCCACATTTCGATTACCAGCTCAGACGTTAGAAAATTGGAAGGAAACAAAACAAGAATACTTTTTCGTTCATCGTGAACTTGGAAAAATACTAGCAAAATCAGGACATGAAGATTTGTATAGACAGGTCCCTGGAGAAGATAATTCATTAGTGTTTGAACTGAAGAGTTTAGCGTTGCACGACGCATATCATATTGGGCAAATTGTATTTCTTAGTAAAATGCAAGGAGCTTGGGCAGGGAAACGCAGCTTTTAA
- a CDS encoding IS3 family transposase (programmed frameshift) yields the protein MYKRRSRPSEEKIKILHACESGEYSLNEICSFYHVHHQTIKAWQEKYNKHGMNGLREARSKKRYPEELKRSAIKDYESGKYSLRDIVRKYEISDPRVLRQWIKKYNGHSVMNVNRKGRTNTMAKGRETEWRERINIVLDCLSRGKNYQSTAEQYKVSYQQVYQWVRKYESRGADGLKDGRGRNKTEEELTPEEKTKFEIKRIEKENERLRAENAFLKKLKGTRKEGSLSRVRLEREFTAIKELHENEGFPIKLLCEVAGIVRSSYYKWLNRIPTAEEKQNKVLLTEIYAVHEEHNGIYGYRRMKMNINRRLGRKYNHKRIYRLMRLVGIKAVIRRKRNPYIKSTPQHIAENTLNREFTADMPNEKWVTDVTEFKYGQGSKAYLSAIRDLYDGSIISYVLSRSNNNPLVFETFDKAVKAEPKAKPILHSDRGFQYTSKTFKRKLEKAGMTQSMSRVGRCIDNGPMESFWGSLKSEEYYLNTYNSFEELEKAIEEYIEFYNRRRYQENLNDLSPYEYRTKAA from the exons ATGTACAAAAGAAGGAGTCGTCCTTCAGAGGAAAAAATTAAGATTTTACATGCGTGTGAATCGGGGGAGTATTCGTTAAATGAAATATGTTCCTTTTATCACGTGCATCATCAAACGATAAAAGCTTGGCAAGAAAAATACAATAAACATGGTATGAACGGGCTTCGGGAAGCTAGATCAAAGAAAAGATACCCAGAGGAATTAAAACGCTCAGCAATTAAAGACTATGAATCTGGCAAATATTCTTTAAGGGATATAGTAAGAAAATATGAGATTTCCGATCCAAGAGTTTTAAGGCAATGGATTAAAAAGTATAATGGTCATAGTGTAATGAACGTAAACAGGAAAGGGCGGACAAATACTATGGCCAAAGGAAGAGAGACAGAATGGCGCGAACGGATTAATATTGTATTGGATTGTCTTTCCAGAGGTAAGAATTATCAAAGCACGGCCGAACAGTATAAGGTATCTTATCAGCAGGTATATCAGTGGGTGCGGAAATACGAATCTAGGGGTGCGGATGGTCTAAAGGACGGTCGTGGAAGAAACAAAACAGAAGAAGAACTGACGCCTGAAGAAAAAACAAAATTTGAAATCAAAAGGATAGAGAAGGAAAATGAACGGCTGAGAGCGGAGAATGCTTTTCTAAAAAAGCTGA AAGGAACTCGAAAGGAGGGATCACTAAGCAGGGTTCGATTGGAAAGAGAATTTACAGCAATCAAGGAACTACATGAGAATGAAGGTTTTCCGATTAAACTTTTATGTGAAGTGGCTGGGATTGTGCGTTCATCTTACTATAAATGGCTGAATCGGATACCTACTGCAGAGGAAAAGCAAAACAAAGTGCTTCTCACCGAAATATACGCCGTGCATGAAGAACACAATGGTATTTACGGTTATCGTCGGATGAAGATGAATATCAATCGTCGACTGGGACGTAAATATAATCACAAACGAATTTACCGGCTCATGAGACTCGTCGGTATCAAAGCAGTTATCAGAAGGAAACGAAACCCCTATATTAAATCTACACCTCAGCACATTGCCGAAAATACATTAAACCGTGAATTTACGGCTGACATGCCAAACGAGAAATGGGTGACGGACGTTACTGAATTCAAGTATGGACAGGGTTCAAAAGCCTATTTAAGTGCAATTCGCGACTTATATGACGGATCGATTATCAGTTATGTATTAAGTCGATCAAATAATAATCCATTGGTTTTTGAAACCTTTGATAAGGCAGTGAAAGCAGAACCCAAAGCTAAACCAATATTGCACAGCGATCGCGGATTTCAGTATACTTCCAAAACGTTTAAACGAAAACTTGAAAAAGCAGGCATGACGCAAAGTATGTCACGCGTTGGCAGATGTATTGATAATGGTCCGATGGAATCCTTTTGGGGCTCATTAAAATCGGAAGAGTATTATTTAAACACGTATAATTCCTTCGAAGAATTGGAAAAGGCAATTGAGGAATATATCGAATTTTATAATCGTAGACGTTATCAAGAAAATCTAAACGACCTTAGCCCTTATGAATATAGAACCAAAGCCGCTTAA